From Pseudomonas hormoni:
ATCGCCAGACAAAACCACGGAAACGCCAACCGGCCGGGAGCATAAAGAATATCGACGGAGTAACCGACATATCGCAGGTGATCGAGCACCATGCTCAGGAGCGCCAGCCACTTCAGCAGATCCAGTGCCCCATCCCGTTGCGTCATGTGCATAATTGCCCGTCGTCTTTGTATTGTTCTGTCAGACGCATCCCGTGTGCTCCCCGGATGATCTTCGGTAAAGTGCGCACCATCATTGACCACGAAACGCTTCACCATAAGCGTCCCGACCACGGAAAGCAGGGCCATGACCGATAAGAGCCAACAATTCGCCAGCGACAACTATTCCGGTATCTGCCCTGAAGCCTGGGCGGCGATGGAACAGGCCAACCACGGTCACCAGCGCGCTTACGGCGACGATGAATGGACCGCCCGCGCGTCCGATCAATTCCGCAAATTGTTCGAAACCGACTGCGAAGTGTTCTTCGCCTTCAACGGCACTGCGGCCAACTCATTGGCCCTGTCGTCGCTGTGCCAGAGTTACCACAGCGTGATCTGCTCGGAAACCGCCCACGTCGAAACCGACGAATGCGGCGCGCCGGAGTTCTTTTCCAACGGCTCCAAACTGCTGGTCGCCCGCACCGAAAACGGCAAGCTGACCCCGGAATCGATCCGCGAAGTGGCCCTCAAGCGCCAGGACATCCACTACCCGAAACCGCGCGTCGTGACCCTGACCCAGGCCACCGAAGTCGGCAGCATCTACACCCCGGAAGAAATCCGCGCCATCAGTGTCACCTGCAAAGAACTGGGCCTGAACCTGCACATGGACGGCGCGCGGTTCTCCAACGCCTGCGCATTTCTTGGCTGCTCGCCAGCGGACCTGACCTGGAAGGCCGGGGTCGATGTCTTGTGCTTCGGCGGCACGAAAAACGGCATGGCCGTGGGTGAAGCGATTCTGTTCTTCAACCACAAACTGGCCGAAGACTTCGACTACCGCTGCAAACAGGCCGGTCAGCTGGCGTCCAAGATGCGCTTCCTCTCGGCACCGTGGGTCGGGATTCTGGAAAACGACGCCTGGCTCAAGTACGCCCGCCATGCCAACCACTGCGCGCAGTTGCTGGCTGAACTGGTCAGTGACATTCAGGGCGTTGAACTGATGTTCCCGGTGCAGGCCAACGGCGTGTTCCTGCAACTCTCGGAACCGGCCATCGCTGCGCTGACCGCCAAGGGCTGGCGCTTCTATACCTTCATCGGCAACGGCGGCGCACGCTTCATGTGCTCGTGGGATACCGAGGAAGAACGCGTTCGTGAATTGGCGGCGGATATTCGGGAAGTCATGTCCCGCTAAGCAGCAAGCCCCGCTCCCCTCTGTGGCGAGGGAGCTTGCTCCCGCTCGGCGGCGAAGCCGTCGCAAACCTGCCAACGCGGTCTGCCTGACAGACCGCGTCCTCAGTATTTGGGTCTGCTTCGCAGCCCAGCGGGAGCAAGCTTCCTCGCCACAGCGACCGCGTACACCTGAAGACTTCGTCTACATTGACTGGCGAGCCGTTCCACTCGCTCAGACAATAACAATCAGGAGCGCACGCATGTCCTTACAAGGCAAAACCCTGTTCATTACCGGCGCCAGTCGCGGGATTGGTCGTGAGATCGCGCTGCGGGCGGCGCGGGATGGGGCCAACATTGTGATTGCGGCCAAAAGTGCCGAGCCGCATCCCAAACTGCCGGGCACGATTTTCAGCGTCGCGAAGGAAGTTGAAGCCGCGGGAGGCCAAGCGCTGGCCTTGCAGGTGGATGTGCGCGATGAAGTCGCGGTGCGTGAAGCGCTCGCCCAGGCCAACGAACATTTCGGCGGTATTGATGCGCTGATCAACAACGCCGGCGCAATCAAGCTGACCGGCGTTCAGCACATCGAGCTCAAGCGCTTTGACCTGATGCACCAGATCAACACCCGCGCCGTGCTGCTGTGCAGTCAGGCCGCCCTGCCCTATTTGAAAAAGAGCAGCGGCCATATCCTCAATCTGTCACCGCCACTCAACCTGGCCACCAAATGGTTCGCCCAATACAGCCCGTACACCGTGACAAAATACGGCATGAGCATGCTCACGTTGGGCATGAGCGAGGAATTCAAGAACTACGGCATCAGCGTCAATTCACTGTGGCCGCAGACCATGATCGCCACCGCGGCCATCGAGTTTCAGCTGGGTTCTCGCGAGTCCTTCAAACATGCGCGCACACCGGCGATCATGGCGGACGCCGCCCATGTGATTCTGGACAGCAGCGGTCGCAGCATTACGGGTCGGTTGCTTATTGATGAGGAAATACTTCGGGAGCATGGCGTGACCGAATTCGATCATTACCGCTTTGAGCCCCACACCAACGACAAGCTGATGCCAGACCTATTCGTCGACTGAAAAAACACCGTACCTGCTCGCGATGAGGCCGGAACATTCAACATTGATATTGACTGATCCACCGCTATCGCGAGCAGGCTCGCTCCCACAGGTTTAGAACTCAATCCGCACATCACCCTTCGGCACGCTGCAGCACGAAAGAATGTATCCCTCGGCTTCGTCTTCTTCGGTGATCCCGCCGTTGTGGTCCATCTCGACCTCGCCACCCAGCTTCATCACCTTGCACGTCCCGCAGATCCCCATCCCGCAGGCCTTTGGAATCAACAGACCCAGCTTGGCAGCAGCGGCGTGGACCGTTTCCCCCGGTGCAACGCGAATGCTCTTGCCGGACGCGGTGAACTCCACTTGATGCAGATCCGCCACGTCGATGTCCGGTGCATCTGCGGCAATTTCGGCTTGCTCCACCGCATCGGCGCGGGCTTCCGGGGGCGTGGCGCCGAAGGACTCCTCGTGATACCGCTTCATGTCGAAACCGGCGGCTTCGAGCATGCGCTTGACCGCGTTCATGTACGGCGTCGGGCCGCAGCAGAACACTTCGCGCTCAAGGAAGTCCGGCGCCATCAGCTCCAGCATCTTGTGGTTCAGGTAGCCGCGATAACCGGCCCACGGTTCACCCAGACCATGCTTCTCGCAGATCAGGTGCAGGCTGAAGTTGTCGATCCGCGACGCCATGTGTTCCAGCTCGCGGTGGTAAATGATGTCCTTGGGCGAACGGGCGCTGTGGATAAACACCATGTCGACGTTGCCGTTGGTGTCGTAGAACCAGCGCGTCATCGACATCACCGGCGTGATGCCGACACCACCGCTGAGGTACAGCACTTTCGGCGCGGTGAAGTCCATGGCGTTGAACAGCCCGACCGGCCCGTGCACCGCCAGTTCCTGACCTTCGTGCAGGGTGTCGTGCAGCCAGTTGGAAACCTTGCCGCCCGGCACGCGCTTGATCGTTACCGAAAAGCTGTACGGCACCGACGGCGAGCTGGAAATGGTGTAGGAGCGCATGATCGGCACGCCTTCGATTTCCAGCTCCAGGGTGACGAACTGCCCCGGTTTGAAGAAGAACAGGATCGGCTGGTCGGCCATAAAGCAGAAGGTGCGCACATCCCAGGTTTCCTGGATGACTTTGACGCAACGGACGATGTGTCGGCCATTGGCCCAGGTCTGGGTAGTTACCGGATTCAGGAAGCTGTTGGACATGCTGTTCTCCACCGCCGATGGTCGGCCTTATGTTGGCGATTCTGCGTATAGCGCGAACCACCCATTTACCTATCTGCGACATTCACATACTTATCGCGACCAGCCCCCAACTACCGAGGGTTGCGCGTCGGGAACAGATTGGGCCATGTCGCCCATGGATAAGGTTCTGGGCAGCGCCGGCCCCACACTCGCCCCATACCAAGACACATTCTTTACACCTTGCGTAGCAACCCTGATCAGCCACTTTCGCGGCCACGCAGATGGCCTTGAGGAAACACACGATGGACGTCACCGCAAAAATCAGCCTGGGCGATCCGCTGGAACCCGCACGCAAGGCCACCGCGCAGATGCTGCAAGAGCGCGAGCGTACTTTCTCGCTGCCGCAGCCGTTTTACTCTGACGAGCGGCTGTTTGATATCGACATGCAGGAGATCTTCCAGAAAGAGTGGTTGATCGCCGGCATGGCCTGCGAAATCCCGACCAAGGGCAACTACCTGACCCTGCAAGTCGGCAAGAACCCGATCATCGTCATTCGCGGTGCCGAAGGCGTGATTCACGCGTTCCACAACGTCTGCCGTCACCGCGGTTCGCGGCTGTGCACCAGCGAAAAAGGCAAGGTCGCCAAGCTGGTCTGCCACTACCACCAATGGACATACGAGCTGGACGGTCGCCTGCTATTCGCCGGCACCGAAATGGGCGCCGACTTCGACATGAAGCAGTACGGCCTCAAGCCAGTGAACGTGAAGACCGCCGGTGGCTACATCTTCATCAGCCTGTCGGAGAACCCGCCGGCCATTGATGACTTCCTGTCGACGCTGAACCATTACATGGAACCGTACGACATGGAGAACACCAAGGTGGCGATTACCACCACCTTGGTGGAGAAAGCCAACTGGAAGCTGGTGCTGGAAAACAACCGCGAGTGCTACCACTGCAACGCGTCGCACCCTGAATTGCTGAAAACCCTGCTGGAATGGGACGACGTCACCGACCCGCGCGCCGATCAGGCCTTCAAGGATCACGTCGCCGCGTCCGCCGCTGCCTGGGAAGCCGAGAAGATCCCTTACGCCCACGCCAGCTTCGGCCTGCGTAACCGCATCGTGCGCATGCCACTGCTCAAGGGCACCGTGTCGATGACCCTGGACGGCAAACAGGGCTGCGCCAAACTCATGGGCCGCATCAAGAACCCGGACCTGGGATCGATGCGCATCCTCCACCTGCCGCACTCGTGGAACCACTGCATGGGCGACCACATCATCGTCTTCACGGTGTGGCCGATCAGCGCGCAGGAAACCATGGTCACCACCAAGTGGATCGTCCACAAGGACGCCGTCGAAGGCGTGGACTACGACGTGGAGCGCATGCGCCAGGTCTGGGACGCCACCAACGACCAGGACCGTCGCCTGGCCGAAGAGAACCAGCGTGGGATCAACTCCACTGCGTATCAGCCTGGGCCTTACTCGAAGACTTATGAGTTTGGTGTGGTGAACTTTGTGGACTGGTACAGCGAGCGTCTGTTGAACAACCTGGGGGCTGAGCCGGCTCCGTATCTGAAAGGCGTTCCTGTCCAGGGCTAACAGCAAAAGCTTCGCGGGCAAGCCTTGCTCCTACAGGGGATCGGTGGTGTTCACACATGTTGTGAACGACATCAATCAATGTGGGAGCGAGCCTGCTCGCGATAGCGCCATCCTCCGCGACACATCCCCTTCTGACTCCCCGCAACCTTAGAACTGTACGAAATATGATCTATTGCGTTCAGCGCTATGCCGTGCGTGGCTTCCAGCCTTCAGCAAACAAGTTATCCACACCTCCACCCACAGCTAATGGGGACAAGTGTGTGACAACCCATAACTTTCTCCACAGAAACCGAAGAAAATCCGTGACTTATCCAGAAGCAGGGTTTTGAACAGCAATTGGTTGTTTTTTGACCTGACACCTGAAAGCAACGCAATACGTGGCCTGTAGCGGATGGCGAACACCTTATCCACAGAAGCGCCAACAGACTTTGGGGGCAACTTCTGCGCCGCTGTGGAAAACTGCCGTAAACCGCGATAAATCAGGGTTTGCGCGAGGTTAACCCCTCCAAATCGTCGAATTGTTCACTTTTTGATCACGCAGCGGAAAGCCCCGGTTTATACGGCCTGTAGCGGACAGCGAACATCTTATCCACAGAAGCGCCAACAGAGATTGGGGGCAAGTATTGCCGCCCGCTTAAACTTATCCTCGGGAAAAAGCCCGTAAAAACCGTAAGTTAGGCTGGTTGTTTTTTGTACGAAGGCTTGCAGGGCTTGATTTTCATGGCGTGCAGCGAGGGGCGAACATGTTATCCACAGAAGCGCTAACAGGGATTGTGGGTAACCGTCATCAAACCCTGTTGAAACAGGACAGGCCTGAGGCGATGTCCAGATTCAGTTCATAGTCATTGAAAGCCCCCCACCCGAGCAGGATCGAAGGCACGTACTGCCCGAGTAGCAGGGACGGCGGAATCGTATAGTCCGGGTAGTATTTATAGGTGATCGACCGGATGCGCCCGGACAGGCTCAACTCGCCCCTGTAAGTCCGGTGGCTCGGCGTGACGGTGACGTTGTCGGGTGAATGGCCGGGCGAGGACGAGGTCAGGTAATCCACATTGCCGGTGTCGACAATCGCCAGCGTCGCCCGACGATCCAGTCGCGCGGCAATGGTCAGTCTTTGATTGATGTCCATACGCACGTAGGTGATGGGCGAATCACATCGTGTGGGCGGTGCAGCGTTAATCTCCAGGGTCTTGTTCGTGACCTTCAAACGCCCTGACTTACCGATCAGATCAAGCCCCAACAAGTTATCCCGGTCACTGACAAACACCAGGACATTCCTGAATTCGCTTGTGCCTATCTTCAGGGATTCCAGGATTCCCAGTTGGGCTGCCAGGTCTCGCTCACCGTAAAACGTGCTGTAGCCATAATGGGAGTCGGTTAATAACCTGATGCCCATCAGCTTCGCGGTTTCAGTGTTGACCCGTGTTTGAGGGGCTCCCGTGTCAAGAATGAACCGCGCCGAAACCCCATTGGCCGCTTTGACATCGATGTAGGGCAGCGCTTCGTCGGTCACGTGGCCGTCACCGGGGTAAGGATGGATCGGCAGTACTTCGTGGTGCTTGGTCCGGGTCACCGAGAAATCGGCGACCGTGCGCAAGGTGGCGATCGATTCGCTGCCGAACATGGAAAACATCAGTTTGAGCTCAGGGTCGTTCGCGATGGCCCCGGCATGACGGCGCTTGATCGCCAGGTAGTAATCGGGAAGCTGGTTGGCGGCTTTGGCCTCGAACATTCTGGCGAGAACGGAGACTGAACATTGCAGGTTTTTTTCAGCATCGCGCACGTCGTCGCACCGCTGCTTCATCTGCGCCAGGGAAGCGCTCCGCCCCTGTCCGGACTCGATCCATGTGTAGAAATCCGGCGCTGCGTTATCAGCCGTCGAATTCTTGGATACAACCAGAAAAACCGTCAGGGCACAGATCAGACATGTCTCACGCCGACTGACCGCGTTCATGATCAACCCGTGCCTGAAAACGCATTGTTTGAATTAGCGCTGCTGCCAGTTCGGACAGCTCATAGAGAAATGTAGCTCACTAGGGCCACTGCATGAGGTAGGCGTCACCGGTCACTCGAATCATCGGGTGAGGGGTGATCTGGCAGGAATCGACGATTCGAAAGCCATGGCGTTCGTAGAACCGACGGGCGCCGGTGTTGACGGCGTAGTCGATCAGGCTCAACCCCTTGAGGCCCAACTGGTTCGCGCGCTCGTGAGCGTGCGCGAGGAACTGTTTGCCGAGGCCCTGATTTCGCCAGCCTTCGTGCAGAGCCAGGCTGGAGATGTAGAGCGTGTCGGGGATTTCCATGTCGGCATACGGCGCCAGCACCGGGTCGGTGGTGGGCTCGGCCAGGGGATCGTGACGCATTGTGTAGCTGTGCATCATGCCGATGACCTGCCCGTCCACTTCGGCAATCAGGCAGTTCTGCCAGGAGAAATCCACATCGTCGCGGGCATAACGACTGGCGCCGACGTCCAGCAGATCCTGGCCGGGCTCTGCCAGTTGGCTCCAGATGTAATCAGCAGCCCCCTCTGACGAAATCTGGAACAGACGAGCAATCTCCCGCGCATCCGCGCGCACTGCCGAACGAAATTCAACGGTCATTGTTTTTCCTTGTGGGAGCGAGCCTGCTCGCGATTGCGTTGAGTCAGCCGCCGATAATGTCGACTGACCCAACGCTATCGCGAGCAGGCTCGCTCCCACATTTTGATTTGTGGTGGTTGTGTGTCAGCGAACCACGCCTTCTTCGATCAGCAACTTGAGAATCGCCTCGGCACCCGCTTGCGCAGTTACGCCTTTGAGCACCTGCCCGCCGCCGCCACTGGCCTTGGCCGTCGCGGCTTTCATCCGGTCTGCGCCGCTTTTCGCCTTGATCACTTTCAAGCGTTTCGGCCGCGGTTTGGCGGGTTGCAACGTGGCGACCGCCAGCAGTTCATCGTCGATCACTTCGACTTCATCCGCCTGCAACACTCCGCGCCGGGCCGGGCCGTAGGCGCTCTGCCGAGACTTCGGCGCGGCGTTATCCACCGTCGCGAGAAACGGCAGCCGTACCTTCAAACGACGACGCTGACCACGGGGCAAGGCCTGCAGCACCAGCGCCGAACTGCCATCGATGGACTCCACCTGAGCCAGCCCGACCACCAGCGGCCAGCCGAGGCTTTCCGCCAGCAGAAACGGCAGCATGCCCGAGCCTTCGCCGGTTTCTGCCTGGCTGCCGGTCAACACGACTTGCGCACCGGCATCGCGCAGATAGGCGGTCAACGCCGGCAAGGCATCGGCGCCCTGGGGTTGTTCCAGCACATGCAATTGCTCCAGGCCCATGCCCAGATAAGCGCGTAATGCCGGTTCCGCGACGTCGCCGGCATGCAGCACTTGCAGGTTATTCCCAGCCAGTTGCAGACCCAGTTCCACGGCCCGCGCATCCTGCTCCGCGCGACGTGGCCGGCCGGAAGTCGGGTGGGCGCCGATGGACACCAGGCTGATGATTTTCGTGCTCATAACCCTTTCCTTCCCTTAAGCCGCATCGCGCTTGGCTTCGTTGCGGTATTCCTCTACCGCCGCGATCAAGGCTTGAAGAATCTCGGCGCTCTCGCCGATCACCGACAGGTCGGCCCGTTTGATCATGTCGCAGCCAGGGTCGAGGTTGATCGCCACTACCTTGTCGCAGGCACCGATGCCTTGCAGGTGCTGGATCGCCCCGGAAATCCCCACCGCCACGTAAACCCGCGCGGTGACCCAGGTGCCGGACGCGCCGACCTGACGGTCACGCGCCATGAAGCCGTCGTCCACTGCCACCCGGGACGCGCCTTCGGTGGCGCCGAGCGCTTCGGCAGTCCTGTGGAAAAGTCCCCAGTCCTTGACCCCGTTGCCGCCGGAGAAGATGAACTCGGCCTCGGCCATCGGAATCGCCGCCGGATCCACCGCCACTGCACCCAAATCCTCGATGCGCGACAAGCTTCGTGCGACAGCTGTGGATAACTCCACCGGCAAGGCTTCATGACGGGTTTCGCTGACCGGTTCGGCGCATTCGACGGCGGCGAGGATCAAGCGTGCCACCGGGCGTGCAAGGTCTTGCAAACCGGCACCGGCGCGGCCGATGCACTCCTGACCCTTGACCTGCCAGACCCGCGTGGCCGGGCGCTCGCCCAGTGCAGCGGCAAAGCGTCGACCGAGTTCGCCGCCACCGCTGCGGCTGTCCGGCAGCAGCCAGTGACGCGGGCTGAACTGGTTATCCACAGCCCGCAGGCCCTGGACCCGTTGTTCCGGTGCATAACCGCTGAATTCGTCGCCTTCGAGTACCAGCAAGCGATCAACGCCAGCGGTAGCGAAGGCATTTTCCTTGTGCTCGCCGAAGACCACGGCCAATACCGCGCCGTCCTTGCCGGCCAATTGATGCGCCAGGCCGAGCAAGTCGCGGTCGTGACTGCTCAAACGGCCGCCAACCATGTCCGGCACCACGCTGATGTAAAACGCAGGTGCAGGTACTTGATGCAGCGGCAATTGCACTTCAACGGCAGCCGAGCGTTTGGTCGCCCCGCCCTGCTGAGCCCCACTGCGGTCGATCCGTTTGATGCCGTTCGGGCCAATGAAACCTATGCCATGGGGATTCTTGCGAATGACGCCGTTAGGCCCCATCCAGCTGTGTTGTGCCGGCTGCATGGCCGCATGCAGCGGGTGCAGGCGGTTACGGGCAATCCATTCGGCGCGGGGGTCGCGGCGGATAATGTCGCTCATCAGTGGGCCTCCGCAGGTTCACGTTGGGCCGGTGTGGTCGGTTTGCTAGGGGCTGCGTCTTCGAGCAACGCGTCCGCCACCAGTTCGGCGATGTCCTTGATCAGCGGACGCGGTTCGACCACGCCCTCGAGCATCGCGGTGCACTGTGGGCAACCCACGGCCACCAGTTCGGCGCCGGTTTCGCGGATGTCTTCCATGCGCATGTCAGGGATCCGCTGCTTGCCCGGAATGTCGGTGATTGGCGCACCGCCACCGCCGCCGCAGCAGCGCGAGCGGAAACCGGAGCGTTGCATCTCTTTCACTTCAATCCCGAGGGCGCGCAGCACTTCACGCGGTGCCTCGTATTCGCCGTTGTAGCGGCCGAGGTAGCACGGGTCGTGATAGGTCACGCTGCTGCCTTTGTGCTGGCCGAGGTTCAGGGCACCAGCGCCGATGATTTCGGCCATGTAGGTGCTGTGGTGCTGCACGAGGTAGTTGCCGTCGAAGGCGCCGTACTCGTTTTTCAGCACGTGGAAGCTGTGCGGGTCGCAGGTGACGATGCGGTTGAAGCTGTACTTGGCCAGGGTCTGGATATTGCGTTTAGCCAAGAGCTGGAAGGTGGCTTCGTCGCCCAGACGGCGGGCCACGTCACCGCTGTCACGCTCTTCAAGACCGAGCACGGCGAAGTCGACCTTGGCCGCTTTCAGCACTTTGACGAAAGCGCGCAAGGTGCGTTGATTGCGCATGTCGAAAGCACCGTCGCCAACCCAGAACAGCACGTCGATGGATTTCTTCTCGCTCATCAGATTGAGGTTCAGGTCCGCTGCCCAGTTCATCCGCCCGCCCGGGGCGAAGCCGCCCGGGTTGTCGGTGGCGATCAGGTTTTCGAGGACTTCGGCACCCTTGTTCGGGGTCGCGCCTTTTTCCAGGGTCAGGTGACGGCGCATGTCGACGATGGCATCGACGTGCTCGATCATCATCGGGCATTCCTCGACGCAGGCACGGCAAGTGGTGCAGGACCACAAGGTTTCGGCGTCCACCAGACCGTTGACGATCGGTTGATGCGGATTACCCGCGTGTTCGCCGATGGCTTTGCCGGGATAGGGACTGCCAGCAAACTTGGCGTCGGTGCCACCGGCGAGGCCGACCACCATGTCTTGAATCAGTTTTTTCGGGTTCAGTGGCTGGCCGGCGGCGAATGCCGGGCAGGCTGCTTCACATTTACCGCACTGCACGCAGGCGTCGAAACCGAGCAGTTGGTTCCAGGTGAAATCCTTGGGTTTTTCCACGCCCAGCGGTGCGCTTGGATCGTTGAGGTCCAGCGGTTTCAAACCGGTGGAACGACCACCGCCAAAACGCTCGGCGCGGCGGTGCCAGGCCAGGTGCAGCGCACCGGCGAAGGCGTGCTTCATCGGGCCGCCCCAGGTCATGCCGAAGAACAATTCCGAGACGCCCCACAGCACACCGATCCCGAGGATCACGGCCAGGATCCAGCCACCGAAGTTTTCCGGCAGAATGCCGGCTACCGGCAGGGTCACCAGGAAGAACGACGCCGAAAACGCCAGCAAGCTTTTCGGCAAACGCATCCACGGGCCTTTGGACAAACGGGCTGGTGGGTTGCGTCGACGCAGGTACACAAAGATCGCACCGACGAACATCACCGCCGTCATCAGCAACAGCGCGTAACCGAGGAAGCGGTTATGCAGGCCGAAACCGTGCACCAGAATCGCCAGCACCGCCGACGCCACCGCACCACCGGCCGTAGCGACGTGGGTGTTGGCGATGTATTTGTCCCGCGCGACGACGTGGTGCAAGTCGACCATGTAGCGCTTGGGCATGGCGAACAGGCCGCCGATCAGGTCGACTTTCGAAGCCCGGCCCCGGCGCCACATAGCCACCCGCCGCAACGCGCCCAGAACCGCAAGGCCCAAGGCAGCGAACAACAGGATTGGAAGAAGGGTGTTCAACATAGGTGTTGCTCCCAAAGACCGCAGGGTCGTGTGCGTGCCGGTAAGAGCGACGCACTACTTGTGGTGAGGGAGCTTGCTCCCGCTGGAGCGCGAAGCGCTCCCATAACAGCCGCCGGTATCTATCTGATACACCTCGACTGCCGGTTTTGGGGCTGCTTCGCAGCCCAGCGGGAGCAAGCTCCCTCGCCACAGGTGATGGTGGTTATCCTTTAGAAATCCTTACAGAGTCGCAGCGCGTCGTAGATGGCCGCGTGGGTGTTGCGCTGCGCCACGCAGTCGCCGATGCGGAACAGCAAGTAGCCGTCGCCCGCCTGACTCAACGAAGGTTGTGGCTTGATCGCGAACAAGGCTTCGATGTCCATCTGGCCTTTGTTGCGCGAGCCTTCCTTCATGGCGTAGTAGATTTCTTCGTCCGGACGCACGCCGTTTTCAACGACGACCTGGTCCACCACCCGCTCCTCTTTGGCGCCGGTGTATTCGTTTTCCAGCACCGCCACCAGCTTGTCGCCTTCGCGATAGACCTTCTCCAGCATCATGTCCCCGGTCATGATCACTTCTTTCGGGTACATGCTGCGGTAGTAAGTCGGGAACGAGGTGCCGCCAATCGCCACGCCCGGCTTGATGTCGTCGGTGACGATCTCGACCTGGCTGCCCTTGTCGGCGAGGAAGTCGGCAGTCGACATCCCGGTGAATTCGCAAATGGTGTCGTAGACCAGTACGTTCTTGCCCGGCGCAACTTTGCCGTCAAGGATGTCCCAGCTGCTGACTACCAGGCCTTCAGCCGCGCCCCAGTG
This genomic window contains:
- a CDS encoding SDR family oxidoreductase, which codes for MSLQGKTLFITGASRGIGREIALRAARDGANIVIAAKSAEPHPKLPGTIFSVAKEVEAAGGQALALQVDVRDEVAVREALAQANEHFGGIDALINNAGAIKLTGVQHIELKRFDLMHQINTRAVLLCSQAALPYLKKSSGHILNLSPPLNLATKWFAQYSPYTVTKYGMSMLTLGMSEEFKNYGISVNSLWPQTMIATAAIEFQLGSRESFKHARTPAIMADAAHVILDSSGRSITGRLLIDEEILREHGVTEFDHYRFEPHTNDKLMPDLFVD
- a CDS encoding GNAT family N-acetyltransferase, producing the protein MTVEFRSAVRADAREIARLFQISSEGAADYIWSQLAEPGQDLLDVGASRYARDDVDFSWQNCLIAEVDGQVIGMMHSYTMRHDPLAEPTTDPVLAPYADMEIPDTLYISSLALHEGWRNQGLGKQFLAHAHERANQLGLKGLSLIDYAVNTGARRFYERHGFRIVDSCQITPHPMIRVTGDAYLMQWP
- the gbcA gene encoding glycine-betaine demethylase subunit GbcA, whose product is MDVTAKISLGDPLEPARKATAQMLQERERTFSLPQPFYSDERLFDIDMQEIFQKEWLIAGMACEIPTKGNYLTLQVGKNPIIVIRGAEGVIHAFHNVCRHRGSRLCTSEKGKVAKLVCHYHQWTYELDGRLLFAGTEMGADFDMKQYGLKPVNVKTAGGYIFISLSENPPAIDDFLSTLNHYMEPYDMENTKVAITTTLVEKANWKLVLENNRECYHCNASHPELLKTLLEWDDVTDPRADQAFKDHVAASAAAWEAEKIPYAHASFGLRNRIVRMPLLKGTVSMTLDGKQGCAKLMGRIKNPDLGSMRILHLPHSWNHCMGDHIIVFTVWPISAQETMVTTKWIVHKDAVEGVDYDVERMRQVWDATNDQDRRLAEENQRGINSTAYQPGPYSKTYEFGVVNFVDWYSERLLNNLGAEPAPYLKGVPVQG
- a CDS encoding retropepsin-like aspartic protease, translated to MNAVSRRETCLICALTVFLVVSKNSTADNAAPDFYTWIESGQGRSASLAQMKQRCDDVRDAEKNLQCSVSVLARMFEAKAANQLPDYYLAIKRRHAGAIANDPELKLMFSMFGSESIATLRTVADFSVTRTKHHEVLPIHPYPGDGHVTDEALPYIDVKAANGVSARFILDTGAPQTRVNTETAKLMGIRLLTDSHYGYSTFYGERDLAAQLGILESLKIGTSEFRNVLVFVSDRDNLLGLDLIGKSGRLKVTNKTLEINAAPPTRCDSPITYVRMDINQRLTIAARLDRRATLAIVDTGNVDYLTSSSPGHSPDNVTVTPSHRTYRGELSLSGRIRSITYKYYPDYTIPPSLLLGQYVPSILLGWGAFNDYELNLDIASGLSCFNRV
- a CDS encoding low specificity L-threonine aldolase, which produces MTDKSQQFASDNYSGICPEAWAAMEQANHGHQRAYGDDEWTARASDQFRKLFETDCEVFFAFNGTAANSLALSSLCQSYHSVICSETAHVETDECGAPEFFSNGSKLLVARTENGKLTPESIREVALKRQDIHYPKPRVVTLTQATEVGSIYTPEEIRAISVTCKELGLNLHMDGARFSNACAFLGCSPADLTWKAGVDVLCFGGTKNGMAVGEAILFFNHKLAEDFDYRCKQAGQLASKMRFLSAPWVGILENDAWLKYARHANHCAQLLAELVSDIQGVELMFPVQANGVFLQLSEPAIAALTAKGWRFYTFIGNGGARFMCSWDTEEERVRELAADIREVMSR
- a CDS encoding electron transfer flavoprotein subunit beta codes for the protein MSTKIISLVSIGAHPTSGRPRRAEQDARAVELGLQLAGNNLQVLHAGDVAEPALRAYLGMGLEQLHVLEQPQGADALPALTAYLRDAGAQVVLTGSQAETGEGSGMLPFLLAESLGWPLVVGLAQVESIDGSSALVLQALPRGQRRRLKVRLPFLATVDNAAPKSRQSAYGPARRGVLQADEVEVIDDELLAVATLQPAKPRPKRLKVIKAKSGADRMKAATAKASGGGGQVLKGVTAQAGAEAILKLLIEEGVVR
- a CDS encoding electron transfer flavoprotein subunit alpha/FixB family protein, which encodes MSDIIRRDPRAEWIARNRLHPLHAAMQPAQHSWMGPNGVIRKNPHGIGFIGPNGIKRIDRSGAQQGGATKRSAAVEVQLPLHQVPAPAFYISVVPDMVGGRLSSHDRDLLGLAHQLAGKDGAVLAVVFGEHKENAFATAGVDRLLVLEGDEFSGYAPEQRVQGLRAVDNQFSPRHWLLPDSRSGGGELGRRFAAALGERPATRVWQVKGQECIGRAGAGLQDLARPVARLILAAVECAEPVSETRHEALPVELSTAVARSLSRIEDLGAVAVDPAAIPMAEAEFIFSGGNGVKDWGLFHRTAEALGATEGASRVAVDDGFMARDRQVGASGTWVTARVYVAVGISGAIQHLQGIGACDKVVAINLDPGCDMIKRADLSVIGESAEILQALIAAVEEYRNEAKRDAA
- the gbcB gene encoding glycine-betaine demethylase subunit GbcB, translated to MSNSFLNPVTTQTWANGRHIVRCVKVIQETWDVRTFCFMADQPILFFFKPGQFVTLELEIEGVPIMRSYTISSSPSVPYSFSVTIKRVPGGKVSNWLHDTLHEGQELAVHGPVGLFNAMDFTAPKVLYLSGGVGITPVMSMTRWFYDTNGNVDMVFIHSARSPKDIIYHRELEHMASRIDNFSLHLICEKHGLGEPWAGYRGYLNHKMLELMAPDFLEREVFCCGPTPYMNAVKRMLEAAGFDMKRYHEESFGATPPEARADAVEQAEIAADAPDIDVADLHQVEFTASGKSIRVAPGETVHAAAAKLGLLIPKACGMGICGTCKVMKLGGEVEMDHNGGITEEDEAEGYILSCCSVPKGDVRIEF